One Brevibacillus choshinensis genomic window carries:
- a CDS encoding HEPN domain-containing protein, translated as MPLLIAPVFNSTTPQSVRIDMPNSYTLLSGAERPYKVASRYLRNEMDENRRMFDKRVDMSSLFLVGEYPEMRLNDDRDWIEEIENKLNLASVNGICSIPYVITAKANLYGITYLKRSLDGAKYMFDERAQKIFLDLLDRSLPTLAFRRYSLSLEKKSYEDQLLDLWIGLESLFVPDGKKGEITYKLRLRMAYYFGETLQQREKIAQLIKKSYNHRSEIVHSGKVFGNALADEVNLLRLMARAAILNVAMEGISLQDLRVRLDQLMLSGESYFDRYHPSFFERITL; from the coding sequence ATGCCACTTTTGATCGCACCCGTGTTTAACTCGACGACGCCGCAATCTGTCCGGATTGATATGCCCAATTCCTATACGCTGCTTTCAGGTGCTGAACGACCATATAAAGTTGCGTCTCGCTATTTGCGTAATGAAATGGATGAGAACAGGCGCATGTTTGACAAGCGGGTCGATATGAGCAGCCTGTTCCTCGTAGGTGAATACCCGGAAATGAGATTGAACGATGACCGGGACTGGATCGAAGAGATTGAGAACAAGCTGAATCTCGCATCGGTCAATGGCATTTGCTCCATTCCGTATGTCATCACAGCGAAAGCAAATTTGTATGGAATCACGTATCTGAAGCGTTCGTTAGACGGTGCCAAGTACATGTTTGACGAACGGGCGCAGAAGATCTTTCTGGATTTATTAGATCGTAGTTTGCCCACGTTAGCCTTTCGGAGATATTCCCTCTCGCTGGAGAAAAAAAGCTATGAAGACCAACTGCTTGATTTGTGGATTGGTCTGGAGTCCCTTTTTGTGCCAGATGGGAAGAAAGGGGAAATCACCTATAAGCTGCGGCTCCGTATGGCTTACTACTTTGGTGAAACCCTGCAGCAGCGAGAAAAAATCGCACAGCTGATAAAAAAATCGTACAACCATCGCTCAGAGATCGTGCATAGCGGGAAGGTTTTTGGGAACGCCTTGGCTGACGAAGTGAATCTTCTTCGCCTGATGGCACGTGCTGCGATTTTGAACGTCGCGATGGAGGGCATTAGCCTTCAGGATTTGCGAGTTCGCTTGGATCAGTTGATGCTCAGCGGTGAGAGCTATTTTGATCGCTATCATCCGTCTTTTTTTGAAAGAATCACTTTGTAA
- a CDS encoding small acid-soluble spore protein P, protein MEKDHILDENPHQTYNNEAEGIEQTGEPLPGSKKVKQENHSRAIKTREG, encoded by the coding sequence ATGGAAAAAGACCATATCTTAGATGAGAATCCACATCAAACCTACAATAATGAAGCAGAAGGTATCGAGCAAACTGGAGAACCGCTTCCCGGATCCAAAAAAGTAAAGCAGGAAAACCATAGCCGTGCCATCAAAACACGGGAAGGCTAG
- a CDS encoding aspartyl-phosphate phosphatase Spo0E family protein produces MEITNQMIDDLRRKLECAAKDAGYNFLDPEIVRISQQLDKLIVAHMLHEKRPS; encoded by the coding sequence ATGGAGATTACGAATCAGATGATTGATGACTTGCGCCGGAAACTGGAGTGTGCAGCCAAGGATGCAGGTTACAATTTTCTTGACCCTGAGATCGTCAGGATTAGTCAGCAGCTAGATAAGCTAATTGTTGCGCATATGTTGCATGAAAAACGCCCTTCATAG